DNA sequence from the Cyprinus carpio isolate SPL01 chromosome A9, ASM1834038v1, whole genome shotgun sequence genome:
CTCAAACTGAATATGTAAAGTTAGTATCTAAAATGTGTCGCCAGCTCTGTTTAAAAGTCAACCCTATACGCTCATGAGTcatttattttctgctttatAATTTCTTGAATTTTGTGCGACCGAAAGCAAACTTACGCAAAAAATCTAcacgcaaaaaacaaaaataaaaaaacaaaaaatagccaCTTGTtcagtttaataattaaaatgagcttAAGTACATGCTGTaaccatttaattttattgtgttcaCTTTGTGTTTACTACATGAGTAATTTTTGTTGAAATGACATAATGGGCAGTGGATTTGTTTCCAGCATGCTTCGCAAGGGACTACATTAGGAGAGTAAATTTAGGGATTAAGTATTATTATAAgtgtttttcagttaatgttcagCTGTTTTGGACATCTAGAGgagtttatgtaatgtttttgaattttgtgaTTACCATTACGCAGAAGAGTGTCGCCTTAGGCTGTGCCCAATCAGTCagtaataatgtttatatatatatgacctaAGCCAACAAAACTGTTGACCCAACTAAACAGATTAAATATCTAATTAAACaattatctaattaattaaataataattatctaattaaataatttgactgaCAGAGAATTTCAGTCAGTCAAAAATCTCCACTTAAGTATCACTTACACCAAACTTAACAGTTTTTTTCATATccatattctgaaggtttttattacATATCAATATTCTAAAGgatttaattatattcatatataattcgcctgattttatacatttgttttcttaaaaataaagtgtttttgacGAAACGAGATATCTAAAATCTCCTCTGTAAAAACCTCAACAAATTCATAGTTTTGTTCTTACAATTTATGCAAATaagtgcatatttaaatattcttaatgTAGTTAATAACCCGAAGAAATGGTGATATCAATTAGTCAAAGTTTTAGCCTATACACATGTGGCGTcttaccttaaagggatagtttaactcccaattcaattcaattcagtcatcatttattcatcttttattgtttaaaacctgtacagtattttttttttttttttgcactttttcagAACACtaagaaagatattttgaagactgctGGGGTCCAGACAATATTGGACACTGTTGACTTTAAATgtatcaacagaagaaagaaagtcatgcagctTTAGAAcaacagtgagtaaatgattttaaaaaataccacTTTTAACTATACTATTGTTCATCATCTAGagaattttttttgccattgtttataattttttctatGGCTATTTGATTTTCCTGCTAAATATTAGCTACACACTGTCCTTGAAGTCCATCAGTTCCATCCTTCACAAGTATTTTTATATGGGTGTTTCTGTCATTAAGCCATAAGCTAGTTTTCAGTGCAAGTTTTGTGCAAGGGCTCCTGTAGCACAGCAGGTGGAGAATACATTAATAGTGCTAAACTCACATCAGTACAAAGTGATGTATACTGTACCTGAATATACTGTACGTTATTTTGAATTTGGCATCTGCCtaatttaaaatggcaaaacttATAACCTAGTAACCTATTATCACACACAacgttgcatgtttttttttttttttttacgtgtttttTGCAGTGAAACCATGCCTATGTGAAGTTAACCTACATGCAGAGCCATGGCTGGCTGCCACACTTGCTTGATTTAATAGAtctcatggtatttttttttaaaaaagtcagttTCCATACAACCACAAACCATCTCGGCTACAAAAAAGCTTGAACATTTTCACAGCTATTGCCAAAGTTTATTAAACACATATTTCCCCCATAATGGGACCTTTTATCAAGTATTCGCAATGGAACCTGCTTATGAAATCGCCTTTTCTAAGCTTGTCAGTGAAATGTAAAAAGTGAAACAGTTATCAAACACAAATGCATGAAACAAAGAgaatataaaaagtaacataCAAAAACCTTTTAGTTTGAAGGACAGAATTCaactatattaatttaaaaccgTTTTAGGAATTTGAAACCACCATATAAAACCACTGCTAGATAAACATCCTGTAAATTAGActttgattaaaaacatcataGTTACTCAAAACTAGGCCTATTGTTTCCTCTTTTACagtgataaaaacataatactgGCTCAGGGTAAATCTGTTTGCGTTCCCACAGTACTTTCTCATCACTCATGAAGTGTTACACCATCATGACTCATCTTTAGAAAGAGTTCTCTGTTGTGAAATGACGTTGATAGTATGTGATTAGTGAATTTATAATTGAGTCTAACATGGCAAAATGTTGTCAgtgttactatattttaaaagttacatttgttGTCCTCAATAGGAGATTTAGTTGGAACATTCAAAACACTTGTCAAATCTGGAGTAATAATGGACTCAAATTATATGAGATCATCCGTTCAGTGATGAATCACACAGTTCTACCTCAACAAGAGCAGCAAAACATTCAGGTGACAATTCATCTGTTCTAACTAATAGCAGAGCACATGTACAAAATGTCAATTtctcacaaaaatctgaatttgcaataatatttcaaggAAAACTATGTAAATCCCTGGGATTATCACAGCAACTCAAAGTGTTAAGTATATCTGCACATATTtaggaaatacatatttttaaaaatcaatatcagGCTTGTGTACGTACCTCAAGAAGCATGTGTGACTTCTCTCGTGTGTTGATGGCAGTTAATCTGGCATGACTGTTATACGCAGGAAACTTCTTGATGAGAGGAAGTACACCGCCTGACTAttctttttgattaaaatatagtaaGCTTAGAGTTACACATATGTGAAATGTAACAACATATTCCACGTTTCCAAAATATCAGAAATGTAGAACATTTATAAGAAGATTACATAGTTTTATCATCAaagttataacatttattaattcatcagTTCCGTGATGTTtgcaaacaaaactgaatttacaGCATCCACAGAGGAAGTTCCTCTAATGTCATGCATGGTTGTACACAGTTTCTCTTTCTCATGAattatgtgtgatttttaatgttttattggatTAGATTTTTAAACACCTCCTAAGGTGAAATTGATGTGGGAGGATGTGGGTAAGGCAATACACCACATAAACCAGCAAAATAAAGGCACACACCTTTCCCCATGCCAAGCACAAATACTCTGAGGGGTCCCACCCAACACCAAATACACCAGATTTTTAGTAGTGAACTTACAGATGCATTAATACAAACCTCAGTGTTTCTTTCGTCAGGCCTGTAAAGTCCCATGTGGATATACATAaatagaaagaaacaaacaaacaaaaacaaagaaaaaaagaaaaaggttttattcgttttttccaaaaaacaaaaaggaaactgTAATGCAGAAACTAGTGCAGGGGGTTTTATCAGCGTCATACCTGTGATCTTGTTTCCTGTTTGCTTTGTGAGCTCAACTTTTATGTTGGTAATTCATGCagacaacacattaaaataaacattttattttggagtAAGGGGAACTGCTATTTGCTTTTAGTACTGATTGACTAAAGACTACTGCCATTAGTGAGAGGACACTTCCGTACAGGATGCATTTATCACATCTTCTATCAATACTCCTTCACTGAGAACTAGAGAAGCAGTGGTGATAGGTATGAAAAAACAGACTAAGAAGTAAAATTAAGGTAAAAAGTCACACCGTGAAAGACACAGGAAGACATTATGACTTGTTTTCTCAGTCTGAATGTGTGGGAACTAAAGGAGTAGTATGAGAAACTgcaaattatattaatttctatCTTTTCAGTCCAAACCGATTCTGCTTTAGAGTTGACTCACAAAGAGCAGACTTTAGCCGCTGAGCTGTTTTACAAGCAAAAGCAATAAATCTTAAGAAAACAGccttaagtaaaagtatttttatgtattatttgatTTGTAATTATGGTAGAATTTGGTCTTTTATCTTCGGAAATAACCttacaaaatactgaattatAGAATTTATTATAGAACTTAATTttatcaaattatgttttttgtttgtttgttaaaagcTATACATTGTTAAATTTAATCAAAGTGTATAAGTCAATGTTtaagttaaatgtttaaaagtaataataataccattctaataatactttatataatcatatatctTTATTGTACACAAATGGTCAATCCATCAAATACAGtatcacatttttaaagtattctACAGAGTTCACTTTTTTTTGGGACTCAACAATAATTCTAAAAACCTGTATTTTTGTAGACTTATTTAATAACAGACGGGATCTTTACATGCAAATCAAACGTAAGGCATGTGACCCCATGTAGCCTCCTACCACTGAACAACTGCAATTTCTCAAAAACATGCACAGTGGTCAGAGACATCACAAAACATGTTATCTGACCAAACAGAAGACGATTTTAACAAACAATGTTGTTCTTTTTGGCCCGCAGGTAAAACGATGCTCTGAAAGTTGCTATATCCTGTTGTGAGCTGTATttgttaatacaaaaaaaaacccacaatgtCTATAAATAGGGACAATACAGCCATCATTCAAAGGCATTACAGTGTGAAAGTCTAAAATTAAGAGTCACATGcttaaatgtttcattaatacaatgtagcatttttatattcctacagaaaaaaatatgtttctgtTCCCCATCCCACATGActtatatttaaaacagatttcacaACACATACTGCTTTTctttacagtaatatatatatatatatatatatatatatatatatatatatatatatatatatatatatatatatatatatatatatatatatatatataaaatttcttgTACTACAAAAGGCATACAAATCTGATCTGAGGTAATATTCTCAATGAAGTGGTGTGAATCCTTGATAAGTGTACAGAAGccgatcattttaattttatgacacTGTTGACTTTGTGTATAAATTATCACGTAGTTAATTCAATGCACTATACTCACACATTGACTAACAAGACAGAAACAAGGTTGATCTCTAGTGTTCTTTCTAATCTGGCATGACCCTTGCTTCTAAAAGTAGACTTCTTCCTGTTGTGGTATTTTTTTCAGTCATCAGCACTCTTCTCTGAGCCTGTACCAATGACCGTCTTGTAGCAGTGTTCTCCTCCGTGTTCGGGAGAGATTGGTGAGAAGTCAAACATCTTGTTCCCAGAGCCCATTCGCTTGCGATTTCTAGCACCAGGTTGGTACAGCTGCATTGCGGGTCGGTCCTGTGCCGTGAAATGAGTAAGACACAAAAGACAAAAGCAATACACTCATACGTCATACCACAAACACAGATTTTTCTCATTATAGGTTAGTCAAGAAAGTGCTATTCATGCATATATTCAATTTCATTCCCCTTCTGAATCACATTTCAGTTCAGACAACCAGCCATTGACAGCCCCTCAAAATCAATTCAGtccataacaaaaacattatactGCATTGTATCTGTTATGCACTTCTTTGCATTTAACAGTTTCGATTTGGTGATGATGGGGGTGACACATAATGGCTAAAGCTCAGGGCTAGTAACCGGAATACTGTTGCTATCATCACTTCTGAAAATAAGTGTATTGTAAGTCACTTAGGACAAtatcatctgctaaatgactacttactgaaatgtataaaCAGAATCCAGTATGTAAGATCATATGTATTAGTCTGTATACATGTAGGATCTGTTCCAAAACCAAGTGAAATGCCATTTACTGTCTACATAGGGAGCAGTCTTTTAAGACAACATCCTACATATGCTTAACACAGGCAGCAACTCACTTAAATAGTGCTCCtcataaaaaaaagcaaagtagACTCTCCTCTCATTTTAGTAGTTTGTGAAatatgttgctaagctaacatattgggaaaaatgtcatttttagatatgattaaataaatgttatccACTCCTTTCACTATATAAGTATACATACAGTGTATACAAATTTAGTGGATAAAAATGGTTAAACTGAAATTTTTTATTCTTACTGTGTTTGAAAATTTTTTGGTTacgatttttttggttttttgttttaaagtccttaaacttttattttcaggtttaaaataaatttttgaattaaattgatttattgtcTCTGAAAAagcaaaatctgaaatattttttcttcactttatgaaataatgttttattgtatctgatttttcaatttatttaatgttttttattgagtttatgttgtaatttttttatattttaggtttttttttaaaactacatttataattatatttttctaactatattttatctttaatggaccccccccccattttttattttagatattatataattttttataatgttatctttttatatgatgtttaaatatccttaatttttgtttatttctaggTTTAAATGAGtcgttttaatttttgtttattttttttttttaatttgtttacgcaaaaaacacgattcaacacatgcgtagacaatttcacatgcatgaaacctaatgcacatacacacaaaaaaaattcacgtacgtgaaaaaaaatatatacattcacaaaaaagcaattcacatgcgcaaaattaaaaaatattcataaaatacatttcacaaatgcaaaacacaattcgtagatataaaactgtgcacaaaaacctttgaatgtttaaaatgtacgagtgtccgAATAAAATCGTTTTTACGAATCcacttatttgtgtgtgtgtgtgtgtttgagacttttcctggcagagctctcttcccatgTCGTACTCTGCCAAAGATGCGAGCCTTACCATTCAaacaatcatatcataagccctGAGAGTGCATTTAGAAGCTCGCGGGCAATCGGGGAGAGACGTCAAGAGAAGCCCTGGCCCATAGAAGTCCTTGgcgttttacatttaaaaaatactatacaaaataaatcagaatacttactcctgctcactcacgccaaagaactccccgctcaagctcgccgtttctgcaagattaacgatgggcagtttgcacgcacaagctactagaagatttacatctgtcaacagttgctgacgtcatcaagcttagtttgaagtctgcgcgtcagaaacggaagtgcttaaaaaatcgctaaaaaatgggcttccttgtctcaattgagttccaattgggtcgctgtgtccatctTCAAATACTGTCTACATTACTGATGTAAAACTTAATTTCCATTCTAATAAATTATTGCGCAAAATGCGCAGAATCGGTgttccttgaatgcactctcagtggcttatgattgataggttgaatggtaagctcgcatctggctaaagagtacgacagacccacgggtgggaagagagctctgacaggaaagtctcaaaaacacacccacacaaatccgagtggattcgtagtaaatgacgatttgtacattcagacactcgttacattttttaaacatcaaggtttttgtgcacagttgtattacgaattgtgttttgcatttgttgaatgtatttgatgtatataatttttatttttgcgcatgtgaattgctttttgtgaataatttttttgtcaagcacgtgaatttttttgtgttacgtgaattaggtttcatgcatgttgaaatgtctacgcatgtgtgaatcgtgttgtTTTTGcgttgaattatatttgagactaatctgcttccatagtttGGGCatatcatttttatgtttatttctagGTTTAAATGAGTCGTTGCATCTCATTTATACATGAATCCCCCACACCACCTCTACATTGGAGGCATGATGCATacgatgccttaaaatgctgctcATGCAGGCAACTCACTACGTTTAGGAACAGAGCCGTAGTTTTCAGTTGTATAGGCTTCTTCTATTGGGAACCACTCCTCATCTGTGCCATTACAGCATTAGCAACATCCTACTGTCAGCAAGTACACCTGGCACTGTAAGGTGCGGGGCCTCTCAGTATACAGCATGTGTGGCATCCCCTCCCGTGGGTAGAAAGGCTCAAAAACTAGCTGTACCTTTGCTGGCAGAGCCCCTCCTATCTGGTCTGGCCCCTCAGACTGGGAAGTCCTTTTCTCCTGATGCACTAACACAGACTGAGAGACACGTTGTCTTCCGTCAATAATATTGCCAACAGCCAAATTACAGCTAACTACCTCAACACATAAGTGTAGGCTGTATTGAAAGCCCTGTGAGGGAGACAGATTCGTATTGTATTTCCCACAGACATAATGATGTATAATTAAACTACAGATGTGTAAATATTGAATGCATTAGTGGATTCATCTGCTACACAGACCGGACAAACTGACTGATGACAATAACTGTACATAATACCAGAACCAGAGCTGCAAATGGACTGTGGTTGAGATATCGCTACTCTACTGGCATTTATTTACCTTATTGCGAATCCGTTCTTTCCTGCTGCCCATGTCCTCTCGATCCTCTTTTCCCAGTTTGTCTCCAGCCTCTGGGCAGAAAGAATAGCCATGATGTTGGTCTTTCTTGGCTCTGTCCTGACAGTAGCCTTTACCCCATTTGGTCTCCTCCTTGCGTCGCATAAACTTGTCAAACTCGTAGTGATGCCTCTGTCGTTTGCGCTCCTCGTCTCTGCCGCGATGCTCTTTGTCCCTCTGGCGACGGCTGTGACCTTCCCGCTGCTCCTTGTCACTCTCAATTTGACTCCTACTACAGAGAGCCCACTTAATCAAATCAACCACTTCAATAtgactgtataaataaatgtatatacagtggggtccaaaagttaCTAAATAGGAAAAATCTGCAAAATCTGATGATCGTGTTATCCAATGTGATTTGAGAATGATCTAAAGAACATGTGGCTCAATGGAGGAAAGAATATCTCACCATCTAAACAAAGAGTTCACATGATCAATGACAAAAATTGAATTGATTATTGACCAAGAAACAGCAGAATTTTTAAATTCTTCttcattttaagacatttttcaaaatgcttaatTTGGACTTGGTTTAATCTATCAAGTTTGTTTATAGGATGGAGCTTGCAGTCGACTATATGAAAGGTGCGGTGTTTAagagagaagtctgttgtttcacCGGAAGTTTGAGACTTTGATTAAGATcgaatttagatttttgattacgaggtcaaaaaaagaaaatacttcaacatatgcatggatgaatcttACACAATAAGATCATTAAGAtgcattcagaaaacaaaatttccattttgtgcAAACTTTAAACGTTTTGTTTACTTCCAAATTCGAATTACAGAAGATTTTTAAACTCCACTGTATCTTTTATGGCAAGTAGGGGCAAGTTTAAGGTAGCACTTACTTATCCTTGGAATCCTTTGACTTCGTGTGTCCTGCCGGCTTTTCCCATCTGTTCTTCTCTGCCTCTCCACTGTCTGCTTTATCTTTCAGTCTGTCTGAGTCCACGTCATCGTCTCGATCACACTTCTTCAAAAGCTAAATGAGTCAATATGCAGATCTCATGTAATGACTGGTTTTTCAGTACAGTACTGATAACCACAGCTGAAAAACAGTCTCTCATGCTTCAGGGTCCAAAAATGAAGAAGTTCAAAGATTAAAGTAAAACAAGGTTTATTTGACAAACACAAAGGTAGATAAATCCAAATACGAGGAGGAAATGTGAAAATAGAAGTGAAGTGAAAACAGAGCAACTTAAATACAGGGCTATAATGACAAAAACCTGTGCtgattaaatgaatcaaaatgaaacTAAGACCAAAATAACTGAAAGTCAGTGACAAAGTCATCGTCAAGGTGTGATATGGTTTTAAATCATACCTTGATCTTTATCTCCTTTTCAGAAAGTTTCTTCTGCTTTTCAGCCTCCTTCCGCTTTcgtctctcctcttctctccgcTTCCGCTTCTCCTCTTCCCTCTGTCGCTTCTTTTCCAGTTCCCTCCTTCGCCTCtcctctcttttttcctctcGTATTCTCTACGATTGAAAAGGATCatgaatatacagtacaaaacCACAGTTTATAACATGCATTCAGATGGTGCTCTTACCTGTTTCTCTAATTTCTTGTTTTTGATGTATTCCAGCAAGGGTGTTGTCCTTTTGGCTACAAATAAAGTCACATACAGGGAAAACAGAGCTCAGTTAACAGCTCTGAAAACTGGTAGAGACTTGGACagcaattattttttgtatttttttaaggaatgattgtgtgtaatttatattgtaaaacaaaaagtGAGAACACCTGTTATGTTCTAATTCAAGTAATGTTCACCACAGACATATTTTTAATCATCCATTAATATCCTCTATTTCAATAAAACCACAGCAGCCCATTACAAAATATCCTGCCAGTATAATAGAATAGCATTTCTCAACATCA
Encoded proteins:
- the LOC109070305 gene encoding regulator of nonsense transcripts 3A isoform X2 is translated as MRSEKEQRIGSRERGSVEIQFRECQREQDNVAVNPKHKEEKKETFTKVVIRRLPPSLSKDQLEEHLSPLPTFDYFEFFPADQSLYPHLFSRAYINFKNPEDIIIFRDRFDGYVFIDNKGQEYPAVVEFAPFQKVSKKKLKKKDAKAGTIEEDPEYRRFLENYSCDEEKSMANPETLLGEIEAKTRELIAKRTTPLLEYIKNKKLEKQRIREEKREERRRRELEKKRQREEEKRKRREEERRKRKEAEKQKKLSEKEIKIKLLKKCDRDDDVDSDRLKDKADSGEAEKNRWEKPAGHTKSKDSKDKSQIESDKEQREGHSRRQRDKEHRGRDEERKRQRHHYEFDKFMRRKEETKWGKGYCQDRAKKDQHHGYSFCPEAGDKLGKEDREDMGSRKERIRNKSVLVHQEKRTSQSEGPDQIGGALPAKDRPAMQLYQPGARNRKRMGSGNKMFDFSPISPEHGGEHCYKTVIGTGSEKSADD
- the LOC109070305 gene encoding regulator of nonsense transcripts 3A isoform X3, with amino-acid sequence MRSEKEQRIGSRERGSVEIQFRECQREQDNVAVNPKHKEEKKETFTKVVIRRLPPSLSKDQLEEHLSPLPTFDYFEFFPADQSLYPHLFSRAYINFKNPEDIIIFRDRFDGYVFIDNKGQEYPAVVEFAPFQKVSKKKLKKKDAKAGTIEEDPEYRRFLENYSCDEEKSMANPETLLGEIEAKTRELIAKRTTPLLEYIKNKKLEKQRIREEKREERRRRELEKKRQREEEKRKRREEERRKRKEAEKQKKLSEKEIKIKLLKKCDRDDDVDSDRLKDKADSGEAEKNRWEKPAGHTKSKDSKDNRSQIESDKEQREGHSRRQRDKEHRGRDEERKRQRHHYEFDKFMRRKEETKWGKGYCQDRAKKDQHHGYSFCPEAGDKLGKEDREDMGSRKERIRNKDRPAMQLYQPGARNRKRMGSGNKMFDFSPISPEHGGEHCYKTVIGTGSEKSADD
- the LOC109070305 gene encoding regulator of nonsense transcripts 3A isoform X1; its protein translation is MRSEKEQRIGSRERGSVEIQFRECQREQDNVAVNPKHKEEKKETFTKVVIRRLPPSLSKDQLEEHLSPLPTFDYFEFFPADQSLYPHLFSRAYINFKNPEDIIIFRDRFDGYVFIDNKGQEYPAVVEFAPFQKVSKKKLKKKDAKAGTIEEDPEYRRFLENYSCDEEKSMANPETLLGEIEAKTRELIAKRTTPLLEYIKNKKLEKQRIREEKREERRRRELEKKRQREEEKRKRREEERRKRKEAEKQKKLSEKEIKIKLLKKCDRDDDVDSDRLKDKADSGEAEKNRWEKPAGHTKSKDSKDNRSQIESDKEQREGHSRRQRDKEHRGRDEERKRQRHHYEFDKFMRRKEETKWGKGYCQDRAKKDQHHGYSFCPEAGDKLGKEDREDMGSRKERIRNKSVLVHQEKRTSQSEGPDQIGGALPAKDRPAMQLYQPGARNRKRMGSGNKMFDFSPISPEHGGEHCYKTVIGTGSEKSADD